The following proteins come from a genomic window of Gimesia chilikensis:
- a CDS encoding leucine-rich repeat domain-containing protein, producing the protein MNLYPHLTSVIVFCLVASPMISAGCSEEQPAEPEAQVTREDPPIPTAPPAPVVLTEEDIHERLKKDNPKYQNTAEFGKRQGKIISVNLFNMNVENISALKGLELEYLDLTNCPVSDLSPIKGMKLEQLFLEGTYVTDLRPLQGMPLQVLRMEHTPVSDIAPLEGMPLNQLNLFDTKVKDLSLINTLPLRTLWIPKTEISDISPLKGMLLESLDFEKTKVSDLTPLRGMQILRLNMTGSEVTDLTPLKGMPLQRLIFTPSKITKGIEVIRDNPTLQGIGTNFDNVKAAAEFWQEYDAGKFKKQE; encoded by the coding sequence ATGAACCTGTATCCTCACCTGACCAGCGTTATTGTATTTTGTCTTGTTGCCTCTCCGATGATCAGCGCCGGCTGCTCAGAAGAGCAACCTGCCGAGCCAGAGGCCCAGGTCACCAGGGAAGATCCTCCGATTCCTACCGCCCCGCCTGCACCCGTCGTATTGACTGAAGAAGACATCCACGAGCGACTGAAGAAAGATAACCCCAAGTATCAGAACACTGCTGAATTTGGTAAACGCCAGGGGAAAATCATTTCAGTGAATCTGTTCAATATGAACGTCGAAAACATCTCGGCGCTCAAAGGGCTCGAACTGGAATATCTGGACCTGACCAACTGCCCGGTAAGTGACTTGAGTCCCATCAAAGGCATGAAGCTGGAGCAACTCTTCCTGGAAGGAACCTATGTCACAGATCTGCGGCCCCTGCAGGGAATGCCGTTACAGGTTCTTCGCATGGAACACACGCCTGTCTCCGATATTGCACCTCTGGAAGGTATGCCGCTGAATCAGCTGAATCTGTTCGACACTAAAGTAAAAGACCTGAGTTTGATTAATACGCTCCCGTTGAGAACCCTCTGGATTCCCAAAACAGAGATCTCTGACATCAGCCCGCTGAAAGGGATGCTGCTGGAAAGCCTGGACTTTGAGAAAACCAAAGTTTCCGATCTGACCCCTTTGAGAGGGATGCAGATCCTGCGTTTGAATATGACGGGATCTGAAGTGACCGATTTAACTCCATTGAAAGGCATGCCTCTCCAACGTCTGATTTTCACCCCGTCGAAAATCACAAAAGGCATTGAAGTCATCAGGGATAACCCTACTCTGCAGGGCATTGGCACAAACTTTGACAATGTGAAAGCAGCCGCTGAATTCTGGCAGGAGTACGATGCCGGCAAATTCAAAAAGCAGGAATAG
- a CDS encoding glycosyltransferase family 2 protein, whose translation MSDSISHQPGSRSERGRVIAVMPAYNAASTLERTVADIPAGSVDEIVLVDDCSSDNTVEVARQLGLTVIQHERNTGYGGNQKTCYRYAMEAGADYVVMIHPDYQYDSRVIPVAVELIRLGICDVILGSRIRTRAETLEGGMPLYKYIANRFLTIIENIALGQNLGDFHSGFRAYSRAVLEKVPFEKNSDDFVFDSQFLAQSVRFGFKISDIPVPVRYFEEASSINFKRSAQYGLLTLNVMLQYWLHRLGIWKSELFKEKQPQLID comes from the coding sequence ATGTCTGATTCGATTTCCCACCAACCCGGTTCCCGTTCTGAAAGAGGTCGGGTCATCGCTGTGATGCCAGCCTACAATGCAGCCAGTACACTGGAACGGACTGTAGCCGATATCCCCGCAGGTTCTGTTGATGAGATCGTACTCGTGGATGACTGCAGTAGCGACAACACTGTCGAAGTCGCCAGGCAACTGGGGCTGACGGTCATCCAGCATGAGCGTAATACCGGCTATGGCGGAAATCAGAAAACCTGTTATCGGTATGCAATGGAAGCGGGCGCTGATTACGTAGTCATGATTCACCCGGATTATCAGTACGACAGTCGAGTGATCCCGGTTGCGGTTGAATTAATCCGACTGGGAATCTGCGACGTAATTCTGGGCTCACGTATCAGAACCCGTGCAGAAACCCTGGAGGGGGGGATGCCTCTCTACAAGTACATTGCGAACCGGTTTCTGACGATTATCGAAAATATTGCCCTGGGACAGAACCTGGGAGACTTTCACAGCGGGTTTCGTGCTTACAGTCGCGCAGTGCTGGAGAAAGTCCCCTTTGAAAAAAACTCGGATGATTTTGTATTCGACAGCCAGTTCCTGGCGCAGTCGGTTCGGTTCGGCTTTAAAATCAGCGACATCCCGGTGCCCGTGCGGTATTTCGAGGAAGCCTCCAGCATTAACTTCAAACGCAGTGCCCAATATGGTCTGTTGACGCTCAACGTCATGTTGCAGTACTGGCTGCACCGACTCGGGATCTGGAAGTCAGAACTGTTTAAAGAGAAACAGCCTCAGCTCATCGACTGA
- a CDS encoding sensor domain-containing diguanylate cyclase: MYFLIASIIEVFTNHVASGASSASVLAIASVCLLQYVVYTMKMSAVRKENAEFQQHYHDVEEELNDVQSDRAMTLIENHILREFVAQSEFDQTIDLLLKRYVPSIREGLGLYLNRVNGEFKVRDSRGITRNSKAVFEFDERQLKQLKTQNVIILRGQELRNSKIYQCFDEQDKPRIHKLCLLAVYDKNAISGVFLTTNLYPDGVDEQQQIKLAKRLLVCVSRNIVKNQDYESYRFELRVTREQLELRALADQQFKTPVIMLEEFLDRLRQLTNSSRASLFLSTPHEFSNCKSIVDCGMTLQAGVKTRWKEHELTLVRLGLNSGENTSLSGEQLENHGVRSLIGAALVSPLITNRKRIGAICLTNQECQPFDERALRLISWASQFLSNTLLKVLNHANIEKQARQDGLTGLVNRRSFDELIDNAFGRAQAAQSACSLILIDLDHFKSINDTYGHQAGDEVLRRVARILQDRIKEIRSSDNVIAARYGGEELAILLPEIGLAGAERIAEVIRHSIETATIEFNDTRIPVTASLGLSTYTSQAMESVQTLVAAADGALYQAKSDGRNRVCSLTSAPV; encoded by the coding sequence TTGTATTTTCTTATTGCCTCGATTATTGAAGTCTTCACAAACCACGTCGCTTCGGGTGCGTCCAGTGCCAGCGTGTTGGCGATTGCCAGTGTGTGTCTGCTTCAATATGTCGTTTACACGATGAAAATGTCTGCTGTCCGTAAGGAAAATGCGGAATTCCAGCAGCATTATCACGATGTGGAAGAAGAGCTGAATGATGTCCAGTCAGACCGGGCAATGACTCTGATTGAGAATCACATCCTGCGTGAGTTTGTGGCCCAGTCTGAATTTGATCAGACCATTGACCTGCTGTTAAAACGCTATGTACCGTCCATCCGGGAAGGGCTGGGATTGTACTTAAACCGAGTGAACGGCGAATTCAAAGTACGTGACTCGCGGGGGATTACCAGGAATTCCAAAGCTGTTTTCGAGTTCGACGAGCGTCAGCTCAAACAGTTAAAGACACAGAATGTAATCATCCTGCGCGGGCAGGAATTACGAAATTCGAAAATTTATCAATGCTTTGATGAGCAGGACAAGCCGCGGATTCACAAATTGTGTCTGCTCGCAGTTTATGATAAAAATGCCATCTCTGGTGTGTTCCTGACGACGAACCTCTACCCCGATGGGGTGGATGAACAGCAGCAGATTAAGCTGGCCAAGCGACTGCTGGTCTGCGTTTCTCGGAACATCGTGAAAAATCAGGATTACGAATCGTATCGCTTTGAATTACGTGTCACCCGCGAGCAACTTGAATTACGGGCACTCGCCGACCAGCAGTTTAAAACTCCGGTAATCATGCTGGAAGAATTTCTGGATCGACTCCGTCAGTTAACAAACTCGAGCAGAGCAAGTCTGTTTCTTTCCACACCCCATGAATTTTCAAACTGTAAGTCTATTGTGGATTGTGGCATGACCCTGCAGGCGGGAGTCAAAACCCGCTGGAAAGAACATGAACTGACTCTTGTTCGACTCGGACTCAACTCCGGTGAGAATACATCACTGTCAGGTGAGCAGTTGGAGAATCATGGAGTTCGGTCGCTGATTGGTGCGGCACTGGTATCTCCCTTGATTACAAACCGTAAACGGATCGGGGCGATCTGTCTGACGAATCAGGAATGCCAACCATTCGATGAAAGAGCTCTGCGTCTGATTTCGTGGGCATCACAGTTTCTCTCCAATACGCTGCTCAAAGTTCTCAATCATGCCAACATTGAAAAGCAGGCCCGGCAGGACGGTTTGACTGGACTGGTAAATCGGCGTTCGTTCGATGAATTGATCGACAATGCATTCGGACGGGCCCAGGCGGCTCAGTCTGCCTGTTCTCTGATCCTGATTGACCTCGATCATTTCAAGTCAATCAACGATACTTACGGGCATCAGGCGGGGGATGAGGTTCTACGACGGGTAGCCCGAATTCTACAGGATCGGATTAAAGAAATCCGTTCGTCGGACAATGTGATCGCGGCCCGCTACGGAGGTGAGGAACTCGCAATCCTGCTGCCCGAGATCGGCCTGGCGGGGGCTGAACGAATTGCAGAGGTGATTCGGCATTCCATAGAAACGGCTACCATCGAGTTCAATGATACTCGGATTCCTGTGACTGCCAGTCTGGGGCTTTCAACCTACACTTCACAAGCCATGGAAAGTGTACAGACGCTGGTCGCAGCCGCCGATGGAGCGCTATATCAGGCGAAATCGGATGGTCGAAATCGAGTTTGCAGCCTGACTTCTGCACCAGTCTGA
- a CDS encoding DUF1080 domain-containing protein gives MYKNFATFVSSSNASNYSFRLLLMSLVVAVSTSTFAADKKQEAGSDKPAAQAKKTKEWVSLFNGKNLDGWKSPQFGGEGEVHVEDGKMILEMGVDLTGATFTDAKKLPETNYEVELEAMRVDGTDFFCGLTFPVKKDPCSFILGGWGGALCGLSSIDGDDASQNSTTTFQTLKKGEWYKVRLQVTDHKIQVWLNEKQIVDQNLKDRKISIRHEVELSRPFGITSFATTAALKNIRLRKLSPEEVAKTAPKK, from the coding sequence ATGTACAAAAACTTCGCGACGTTCGTATCGAGTTCGAATGCTTCTAATTACAGTTTCCGTCTGCTCTTAATGAGCCTGGTAGTTGCAGTTTCCACGAGCACTTTCGCTGCTGATAAAAAACAGGAAGCTGGTAGCGACAAACCGGCAGCCCAAGCCAAAAAAACCAAAGAATGGGTCTCCCTCTTTAACGGGAAAAACCTGGATGGCTGGAAAAGTCCCCAATTCGGAGGAGAGGGAGAGGTCCACGTCGAAGACGGGAAAATGATCCTCGAAATGGGTGTCGATCTTACCGGTGCCACATTTACCGATGCCAAAAAGCTGCCAGAGACTAACTATGAAGTCGAACTGGAAGCCATGCGTGTCGATGGCACCGATTTCTTCTGTGGTCTGACCTTTCCTGTGAAAAAAGATCCCTGCTCATTTATTCTCGGAGGCTGGGGTGGTGCTCTGTGTGGTCTTTCCAGTATTGACGGCGACGATGCCTCACAGAACAGCACAACCACATTTCAAACCCTGAAAAAAGGGGAGTGGTATAAAGTGCGTCTGCAGGTTACCGATCATAAAATCCAGGTCTGGTTGAATGAGAAACAGATCGTTGATCAGAATCTGAAGGATCGTAAAATTTCGATCCGCCATGAGGTCGAGCTTTCCCGCCCCTTCGGAATCACATCCTTCGCCACCACCGCCGCCTTGAAGAACATCCGCCTGCGGAAACTCTCTCCGGAGGAAGTCGCGAAAACGGCACCGAAAAAGTGA
- the aroF gene encoding 3-deoxy-7-phosphoheptulonate synthase, translating to MIVVMKPGATEEMVQAMVKRVEEMGLKAHVIVGEERTVIAAAGIKRDSHQEELESCAEVEKVVPIVAAYKVASKETKPEPTVVKTRDLTIGGSHVGVIAGPCSVESEEQILQVAHQVKAAGATGLRGGAFKPRTSPYSFQGMKEDGLKLLALAREETGLAVVTEVMTPHHVDLLCQYADVLQIGARNMQNYHLLQAVGETRLPVLLKRGPAASIEEFLLAAEYILDQGNQQVILCDRGIRTFETHTRFTLPLATVPYLHERTHLPVVIDPSHGTGVASLVPPMCAAAIAAGCDGLILEVHPDPSRAMSDGAQSLTPEAFAETMETCRKVAAALGKELG from the coding sequence ATGATTGTTGTAATGAAACCAGGCGCCACGGAAGAAATGGTTCAGGCCATGGTCAAACGGGTCGAGGAAATGGGCCTGAAGGCACACGTGATCGTTGGTGAAGAGCGCACCGTCATCGCGGCCGCGGGCATCAAACGTGACAGCCATCAGGAAGAACTGGAATCCTGTGCAGAGGTCGAAAAAGTCGTCCCGATCGTAGCTGCCTACAAGGTTGCCAGTAAAGAGACGAAACCAGAGCCGACCGTCGTCAAAACCCGGGATCTGACTATCGGCGGTTCTCACGTAGGCGTGATTGCCGGCCCCTGCTCCGTAGAAAGCGAAGAACAGATCCTGCAGGTTGCTCACCAGGTTAAGGCAGCAGGCGCGACGGGGCTTCGCGGGGGCGCATTCAAACCACGTACCAGCCCTTACTCTTTCCAGGGAATGAAAGAAGATGGCCTGAAGCTGCTGGCGCTGGCCCGCGAAGAAACGGGACTGGCAGTCGTCACGGAAGTCATGACTCCGCATCATGTCGACCTGCTCTGTCAATATGCCGACGTACTTCAAATCGGTGCCCGAAACATGCAGAACTACCACCTGCTGCAGGCCGTGGGTGAGACACGCCTCCCCGTGCTGTTAAAACGGGGACCAGCGGCTTCCATCGAAGAGTTCCTGCTGGCCGCAGAATACATCCTCGATCAGGGTAATCAGCAGGTCATTCTCTGTGACCGGGGTATTCGTACTTTCGAAACTCACACCCGCTTCACGCTTCCTTTGGCAACAGTTCCCTACCTGCATGAGCGAACTCACCTGCCTGTCGTGATTGACCCGAGTCATGGCACCGGCGTTGCCAGCCTGGTGCCTCCCATGTGTGCCGCTGCTATCGCCGCGGGTTGTGATGGACTGATTCTGGAAGTTCATCCAGATCCCTCACGGGCCATGAGCGATGGCGCCCAGTCATTGACCCCCGAGGCATTCGCCGAGACCATGGAAACCTGTCGTAAAGTTGCAGCTGCACTCGGAAAAGAGCTGGGATAA
- a CDS encoding sugar phosphate isomerase/epimerase family protein: protein MKFCLFSVSYAGFWGQQQLSLTEFIAQAAQTGYDSVMLMGKRPHLSPLDVTPEQLESIKDALAEHQIQCAIIGGYTDFAGSSATEVPLLELQIQYVQQLSQIARELGAGTVRIFTAYDTPRMSPHALWGQVVSALQECCDRAAEYDVTLAVQNHHDVGVHSDALLELLHDIDRPNCKLGFDAWSPALRGENLYDAARKMAPHTAITTNADYIRLPRYSYQPELINYQKEEPDLVRAVKFGTGFIDYSAFFHGLKEGGFNGIATYEMCSPIRGGGSLENLNAYAAEYLTWMKTHLL from the coding sequence ATGAAGTTCTGCCTGTTTTCGGTGAGTTATGCCGGTTTCTGGGGTCAGCAGCAGCTCAGCCTGACGGAATTTATCGCTCAGGCTGCTCAAACCGGCTACGACTCTGTCATGCTCATGGGGAAACGGCCTCATCTGTCACCGCTGGATGTCACTCCCGAGCAGTTGGAGTCCATCAAAGATGCGCTCGCAGAACACCAGATTCAGTGTGCGATCATCGGTGGCTACACAGATTTCGCAGGCTCTTCAGCCACAGAGGTTCCTCTTCTGGAACTGCAGATCCAATACGTTCAGCAACTCTCCCAGATCGCCCGGGAACTGGGAGCCGGCACCGTGCGGATCTTTACCGCCTACGATACGCCCCGGATGAGTCCCCACGCACTGTGGGGACAGGTGGTCTCGGCTCTGCAGGAATGTTGTGATCGGGCAGCCGAGTATGACGTCACACTGGCAGTCCAGAATCATCACGATGTGGGTGTCCATTCCGACGCCCTGCTCGAACTGCTGCACGACATTGACCGACCAAACTGCAAGCTCGGATTTGATGCCTGGTCCCCTGCCCTGCGGGGGGAGAACCTGTATGATGCTGCCCGGAAAATGGCTCCGCACACCGCGATTACCACAAATGCAGATTACATCAGGCTACCGCGATATTCTTATCAACCCGAGCTGATCAATTACCAGAAAGAGGAGCCCGATCTGGTCCGGGCAGTCAAATTCGGTACCGGTTTCATCGACTACTCCGCCTTCTTCCATGGTCTGAAAGAGGGGGGCTTCAATGGAATCGCCACCTATGAAATGTGCTCTCCTATCCGGGGCGGAGGCAGCCTGGAAAATCTGAATGCCTACGCGGCTGAGTATTTGACCTGGATGAAAACTCATTTACTCTGA
- a CDS encoding sulfatase has protein sequence MRFVFTCVMICTFAFLQFSQADSIRAEEKKPPNVLFIAIDDLRTELGCYGHPHVQSPALDRLAAQGVLFTNHFVQVPTCGASRYALLTGRSPRNSGVTRSNQAFYRGKSALSAEKTAGAQTMPELFRRSGYQTTCIGKISHTADGRVFEYNGSGDGRDEVPHAWDELVTPFGSWKRGWGIFFAYANGRSREDGSGIRDLMQFTVEKDEDLPDGLLAQEAITKLKAFKTGTQPFFLGLGFFKPHLPFVAPRQDWEAISQIEIPDAPHPEKTESSYWHKSGEFYSYNMEFPKTRPLARENRLQTRRGYLACVRYVDRQVGKVLTALEELGLSENTIVVVWGDHGWFLGDSALWAKHAPLERALNSTLIIRAPGVSQPGLKTAALVETIDLYPTLVDLCQPAFRKTEFPLDGVSLKPILNGQKSKVRDFAFSYWNSAVSVRDQSYRLTATLKKGRPASVELYDVSKTPDPVQNLAKEKTELVNQLLEAIPDTQSK, from the coding sequence ATGCGCTTTGTTTTTACCTGTGTGATGATTTGCACTTTTGCGTTCTTACAATTTAGTCAGGCTGATTCCATTCGGGCTGAAGAGAAAAAGCCGCCCAATGTATTATTCATCGCCATTGATGATCTCCGTACGGAACTGGGCTGTTATGGTCATCCGCACGTGCAGAGTCCCGCGCTGGATCGGCTGGCAGCGCAGGGGGTCCTGTTCACAAATCACTTCGTACAGGTTCCCACCTGTGGCGCCTCTCGTTATGCCCTGTTGACCGGACGCAGTCCGAGAAATTCGGGAGTGACCCGCAGCAACCAGGCCTTCTATCGCGGTAAATCTGCACTTTCCGCAGAGAAGACGGCCGGGGCGCAAACCATGCCGGAACTGTTTCGCAGAAGCGGCTATCAGACGACCTGCATTGGTAAAATCTCACATACGGCCGATGGTCGCGTATTTGAATACAATGGCAGTGGTGATGGTCGAGACGAAGTTCCGCACGCATGGGATGAACTGGTGACGCCCTTCGGTTCCTGGAAGCGGGGTTGGGGAATCTTTTTTGCCTATGCAAATGGACGGAGCAGGGAAGACGGCAGCGGAATTCGGGATCTGATGCAGTTCACCGTCGAAAAGGATGAGGATCTGCCCGATGGATTGCTGGCACAGGAAGCAATCACAAAACTCAAAGCATTCAAGACCGGAACACAACCGTTCTTCCTGGGACTGGGGTTCTTCAAGCCGCATTTACCCTTTGTCGCGCCACGACAGGACTGGGAGGCGATTTCCCAGATCGAGATTCCTGATGCACCTCACCCTGAGAAAACGGAATCGAGCTACTGGCATAAAAGCGGGGAGTTCTACAGCTATAATATGGAGTTTCCCAAAACCCGACCGCTGGCCCGGGAAAACCGTTTACAGACCAGACGCGGCTATCTGGCCTGTGTGCGCTATGTCGATCGCCAGGTGGGAAAGGTTCTCACTGCACTTGAGGAACTGGGCCTGAGTGAAAATACAATTGTTGTCGTCTGGGGAGACCATGGCTGGTTTCTGGGGGATTCTGCACTCTGGGCCAAGCATGCTCCACTGGAGCGGGCCTTGAACAGCACTCTGATTATCCGGGCACCGGGGGTATCACAACCGGGACTGAAAACAGCCGCTCTGGTCGAGACCATCGATTTATATCCCACCCTGGTAGATCTTTGTCAGCCGGCGTTCCGGAAAACCGAATTTCCACTGGATGGCGTCAGCCTCAAGCCGATTCTCAATGGTCAGAAAAGTAAGGTACGTGATTTTGCATTCAGCTACTGGAATTCTGCAGTCAGCGTGCGAGACCAGTCTTATCGGCTGACGGCGACGCTGAAGAAAGGTCGGCCTGCCAGCGTCGAACTCTATGATGTTTCCAAGACTCCTGACCCAGTGCAGAATCTGGCGAAAGAGAAAACGGAACTCGTGAATCAGCTGCTAGAGGCGATCCCGGACACTCAGAGTAAATGA
- a CDS encoding zinc-dependent alcohol dehydrogenase family protein encodes MKAMVLKQRAMISSEPLVCQDVPNPEPGPHEILIKVHCCAICRTDLHVIEGDLPAAKSPVIPGHQVVGSVIQTGADCQRFQIGDRVGIAWLRKTCGQCQFCQSGRENLCEQSLFTGYHADGGFAELAIVHEEYAYAIPDVFSHTEATPLLCAGIIGYRALSRSELQPGQRLGIYGFGSSAHVVIQIAQHRGCEVYVVTRGEKHRQLARPMGATWVGEYAEQMPKKVHSAIVFAPAGELVPPALKYLEKGGTLALAGIYMTDIPQLNYEESLFYERNLRSVTANTRQDGQHLLQEAAQIPIHPHLTTFTLEEANKALNLLKNDEINGTGVLVMDD; translated from the coding sequence ATGAAAGCCATGGTCTTAAAACAGCGTGCGATGATCAGTTCCGAACCACTGGTCTGCCAGGATGTTCCCAACCCTGAACCGGGGCCACATGAAATCCTGATTAAGGTACACTGTTGTGCGATCTGTCGCACCGATCTACATGTGATTGAAGGGGATCTACCCGCAGCGAAATCCCCGGTGATTCCCGGACATCAGGTGGTCGGGAGTGTTATTCAGACTGGGGCCGATTGTCAGCGTTTCCAGATCGGAGACCGTGTTGGAATCGCCTGGCTCCGCAAGACCTGTGGCCAGTGTCAGTTCTGTCAGTCCGGCAGAGAGAATCTCTGTGAGCAGTCGCTGTTTACCGGTTATCACGCGGACGGCGGCTTCGCTGAACTGGCTATCGTGCATGAGGAGTATGCGTACGCGATTCCTGATGTTTTCAGTCATACAGAGGCGACACCGTTACTGTGTGCCGGCATCATTGGTTATCGCGCTCTGTCACGCAGCGAACTGCAGCCCGGCCAGCGATTGGGGATTTATGGATTTGGTTCGAGTGCCCATGTGGTGATTCAAATTGCGCAACATCGGGGCTGTGAAGTTTATGTGGTCACCCGGGGAGAGAAGCATCGACAACTCGCTCGGCCCATGGGGGCGACCTGGGTCGGGGAATATGCTGAGCAGATGCCGAAAAAAGTACATTCGGCAATTGTCTTTGCTCCCGCGGGAGAGCTGGTTCCTCCCGCTCTGAAGTACCTGGAAAAAGGGGGGACACTCGCACTGGCAGGAATCTACATGACGGACATCCCTCAACTGAATTATGAGGAGAGTCTCTTTTACGAACGCAACCTGCGTTCGGTCACCGCGAATACACGTCAGGACGGTCAGCATCTCCTGCAGGAAGCCGCACAGATTCCCATCCATCCACACCTCACCACATTTACGCTGGAAGAAGCGAACAAGGCGCTTAACCTGCTCAAAAACGATGAGATCAACGGTACCGGCGTACTGGTTATGGATGACTGA
- a CDS encoding hemerythrin domain-containing protein, which produces MNKRKMMSEEGNTKKKDPHEHLQYLLDEHEQLLAHMKDLNRWWTELDEHGLPKFGEMGTRVAGFRDLLAKHFEDEEQEGYFKPLMDEEPGFCIMVPDFQKKHAVTLSRFDDFIDRLKQSQPPFKNWSEAMREFDSLMSDIRDHENREIRLVQEAFEKSAGD; this is translated from the coding sequence ATGAATAAGCGCAAAATGATGTCTGAAGAAGGAAACACCAAAAAGAAAGATCCCCATGAACACCTGCAATATCTGCTCGATGAGCATGAACAGCTTCTGGCTCACATGAAGGATCTGAATCGCTGGTGGACGGAACTGGATGAGCATGGCTTACCCAAATTTGGTGAAATGGGAACACGTGTTGCCGGTTTTCGTGATTTACTGGCGAAGCATTTTGAGGACGAAGAGCAGGAAGGCTACTTCAAACCGTTGATGGATGAAGAGCCTGGCTTCTGCATCATGGTTCCCGATTTCCAGAAGAAGCATGCAGTGACCCTGTCACGCTTTGACGATTTTATTGATCGGCTCAAGCAGTCTCAGCCTCCATTTAAAAACTGGAGCGAGGCCATGCGGGAGTTTGATAGTCTGATGTCGGACATTCGCGATCATGAGAACCGGGAAATCAGGCTGGTTCAGGAAGCCTTCGAGAAATCAGCCGGAGATTAA